From Clarias gariepinus isolate MV-2021 ecotype Netherlands chromosome 2, CGAR_prim_01v2, whole genome shotgun sequence, one genomic window encodes:
- the LOC128545714 gene encoding trace amine-associated receptor 6-like produces MNLTEFNQSDHCEHFYCQERTVSPAVDILLYVCSAAVVLLTVCGNLLIIISVFHFKQLHTPTNTLVLSLAVSDFFIGVFVMPPMFSWTIESCWIFGRDFCIIFLLINGFLTASSTYTIALIAVDRYLALSNPFLYTNTISRRNMCNVVYFNLLLCLVNTIAFYYFNGIFTGYVMCPGECLLTVSQVWFVINLIFSFLFPLSVIIIFYTLVFVIAKKHATAIRELNNHKWSKTQKITSHSMKSERKAAKVLGILVFVFLVCLLPYFVYNLIGDMVELQSEIVHKVLIIMYLSSTINPFIYALFYPWFRKCIKLIITWQIFQPDSALISVFS; encoded by the coding sequence atgaacCTGACAGAGTTTAATCAGTCTGATCATTGTGAGCATTTTTACTGTCAAGAGAGAACTGTATCTCCTGCAGTTGATATCTTACTGTACGTGTGTTCAGCTGCTGTGGTTTTGCTAACAGTATGTGGAAATCTGCTCATcatcatctcagtttttcacttCAAGCAGCTTCATACCCCGACTAACACACTTGTGCTCTCTTTGGCTGTGTCAGATTTCTTTATTGGTGTATTTGTAATGCCACCAATGTTCAGTTGGACAATCGAGTCATGCTGGATTTTTGGAAGAGACTTTTGcatcatttttttgttaattaatggTTTTCTCACAGCCTCATCTACTTATACCATTGCACTTATCGCTGTGGATCGGTATTTGGCTTTATCAAACCCTTTTctctacacaaacacaatctcTAGAAGGAATATGTgcaatgttgtttattttaactTACTTTTGTGTCTGGTAAATACCATAGCATTCTATTATTTCAATGGAATATTTACAGGTTATGTAATGTGTCCTGGAGAATGCCTTCTCACTGTGAGTCAGGTTTGGTTTGTAATTAATctcatattttcatttttatttccactttctgtcataattatattttatactttagtttttgtgattgctaagaaacatgccactgctatcAGAGAGCTTAATAACCACAAATGGtctaaaacacagaaaatcaccTCACACTCGATGAAATCTGAAagaaaagcagctaaagtcctTGGCATTTTAGTATTtgtgtttctggtgtgtttACTTCCATATTTTGTGTATAATTTAATAGGGGATATGGTTGAATTACAATCAGAAATTGTTCATAAAGTCCTTATTATAATGTATCTCAGTTCCACtattaatccatttatttatgctttgttttacccatggtttagaaaatgtattaaattaattattacatgGCAAATATTTCAACCAGACTCTGCATTAATCAgtgttttttcataa